The Paenibacillus mucilaginosus 3016 genome includes the window GATTAGATTAAGGGATATAAAGTACTTGATCGAAAGGTGGTCCATATGAAAAGAGCCGTTAAAATTTGGGCTGGCGTACTCATCTTCGTTGGAATGGGGTACGGCTTAGCGGCCTATATGAATAGGCCGATTTCTGAAGAGGCCGTTACAGCCAAAATAGAAGAACACATAAGAAACATTGTAGAGAAGAATGATTCGTTATCCAGCGCATTAGTCACCATTTACTCTAACCGGACAGGTTACTTTGAACAATTTGCCGAAGGCACGAAACATCGAGCGTCCGATCAACCTGTCCAAATCGACAGTCCATATCATACAGCCAGCATCGGAAAAACGATGTGCGCCGTGGTCTACGGCATGTTAGTAGACGAAGGTAAGATCGACTTTGACGATAAAATCAATTCTTGGCTGGATGATGACATCCTTCAGGGGTTATTCGTGGTAGACGGTACAGATTACAGAGATCAGGTAACAGTAAGACACTTACTGGGCCATACCTCAGGAATTGCCGATTATTTTGCAGGCCCGGTAAAGCGGGGGGTGCCAATATTGGAGATGATCTCCTCTGATCCCGATCTTTCATTTACTCCCGAAGAGCTGATTGCGTTTACCAGAGACAACCAGGATCCGATTGGCAAACCAGGACAGCAATTTTATTATTCGGATACGGGATATATTTTGCTTGGACTTATTCTGGAGGCGATCGAGGACAAACCTTATTCCGATGTATTAGAAGAACGGATCTTTGAGCCCTTGGGCATGAGTGACAGTTACTTGATGTTTTATAATGACAAACCCGCTGCTGATATTCTTGGAATTTACTTGAATGGCATGGACTACAGCGGCAAAAATGCATTATCGGTGGATTGGGCAGGCGGTGGTGTGGTTTCCACTATGGATGATCTGCTGGTCTTCATGAAGGCTTTGGAACGTAGGGAGTTCCTGTCCGATGAAGTGTACAGAGAGATCACTGATTTTAAGCACCGTTATGAAAAAGGGATTTATTATGGTATGGGCATGATGTATTTTGACTTTAGTGAGCTGTCCTTCCTGTTAGGCGGTATGACCGATGTTTATGGCGCTGTCGGAGCTACGGGGACCTATATATTATATGATAAAGCGAAGGATACTTACTTTATAGCTAATTTTGGGTCACTTGATTTTACGGAAAAAGGGATAGAAGAATTAGTAAAAATAAGAATGATTTATGATAGGATGATAGTTGAATAAATAAATTCATACGCTGTCTTTAGGAGACATGATGGTTCAATTATTGTGTTCGGATAAGGTCTATGAAAAATTGAAGCAAGAATTAACTAAGTACCAAATTGAAATAGAGCAGGACAGCGATTGGGTGCTC containing:
- a CDS encoding serine hydrolase domain-containing protein; this translates as MKRAVKIWAGVLIFVGMGYGLAAYMNRPISEEAVTAKIEEHIRNIVEKNDSLSSALVTIYSNRTGYFEQFAEGTKHRASDQPVQIDSPYHTASIGKTMCAVVYGMLVDEGKIDFDDKINSWLDDDILQGLFVVDGTDYRDQVTVRHLLGHTSGIADYFAGPVKRGVPILEMISSDPDLSFTPEELIAFTRDNQDPIGKPGQQFYYSDTGYILLGLILEAIEDKPYSDVLEERIFEPLGMSDSYLMFYNDKPAADILGIYLNGMDYSGKNALSVDWAGGGVVSTMDDLLVFMKALERREFLSDEVYREITDFKHRYEKGIYYGMGMMYFDFSELSFLLGGMTDVYGAVGATGTYILYDKAKDTYFIANFGSLDFTEKGIEELVKIRMIYDRMIVE